From Phycodurus eques isolate BA_2022a chromosome 13, UOR_Pequ_1.1, whole genome shotgun sequence, a single genomic window includes:
- the ranbp3b gene encoding ran-binding protein 3b isoform X2: MADLANEDKPATAPPVFVFQKDKTQKRSAEGSSAEDGEDSDKDETNYFPPVKRERTSSFPPLHSVPKNNVFMPPSFCQSPTGNSDSEPEEKPVGFRLKPPTLIHGQAPSSGVPSQKPKEQQRSVLRPAVLQAPPSKSHTESNSTCGTNGVKKSSDGPSVPQSLFLNNTEHSATPNTSLKHENEADGPSDITDEGGSEKEEGDVAKSFVFGQNIKDRAKLDQNNTEEKSLPKGHLPGDTQAEATNYFLQYISTPSSHNATNSTDSGAKFVFGQNMSERVLSLPKGESINEDSKEVPETSEPPSQEATPEKVNSVSESLEESAAAYTKATAKKCILEKVDVKTGEESESNVLQMQCKLYVFEKTAQSWIERGRGLLRLNDMASTDDGTLQSRLVMRTQGSLRLILNTKLWPQMQVDKASDKSVRVTATDTEDQGVKVFLISGSSKDVGQLAAALHHRILALKSRVEQEPEAPATTIPEAEVPQSNEEDSDEEGGASAPATTNSEGVENQAAGST; this comes from the exons ATGGCGGACTTGGCGAACGAAG ACAAGCCTGCCACAGCGCCTCCggtgtttgttttccaaaaagacaaaactcAGAAG CGATCTGCGGAGGGCTCAAGTGCAGAGGATGGAGAGG ATTCAGATAAAGACGAGACAAACTACTTCCCTCCAGTGAAAAGGGAGAGGACTTCATCATTCCCGCCTCTACATTCTG TTCCCAAGAACAATGTGTTCATGCCCCCCAGTTTCTGCCAGTCTCCCACTGGGAACTCTGACTCTGAGCCAG AGGAGAAGCCAGTCGGGTTCCGACTAAAGCCACCGACTCTCATACACGGGCAAGCACCCAGTTCAG GTGTGCCGAGTCAGAAACCGAAAGAGCAACAACGAAGTGTTCTGCGGCCTGCGGTTCTTCAGGCGCCACCCTCCAAATCCCACACAGAGTCCA ACTCCACTTGTGGAACCAACGGTGTGAAGAAGTCGTCAGACGGCCCTTCAGTCCCACAGTCCCTTTTCCTGAACAACACAGAGCACTCAGCCACCCCGAACACGTCACTG AAACACGAAAACGAAGCCGACGGTCCGAGCGACATCACAGATGAAGGAGGAAGTGAGAAGGAGGAAGGAGATGTAGCAAAATCTTTTGTATTTGGTCAGAATATCAAAGACAGAGCAAAG TTGGACCAGAACAATACAGAAGAAAAGTCACTACCAAAGGGCCACCTTCCAGGAGACACTCAAGCAGAGGCAACCAATTATTTCTTACAGTACATCTCTACCCCAAG ttcacATAATGCCACAAACAGTACAGACAGTGGCGCGAAATTTGTATTTGGGCAGAACATGTCTGAACGAGTTTTG AGTCTTCCCAAGGGCGAGAGCATCAATGAAGATAGTAAAGAGGTTCCAGAGACTTCAGAGCCCCCGTCACAGGAGGCCACCCCAGAGAAGG TGAACAGCGTGTCGGAGTCTTTGGAGGAGTCTGCCGCAGCCTACACCAAAGCCACAGCCAAGAAGTGCATCTTAGAGAAAGTGGACGTGAAAACCGGGGAAGAATCAGAAAGCAACGTTTTACAG ATGCAGTGCAAGTTGTATGTCTTTGAGAAGACTGCACAGTCTTGGATAGAGAGAGGACGGGGTCTACTGAGGCTCAACGACATGGCGTCAACAGATGACGGCACGCTACAGTCTCGTCTAG TGATGAGGACCCAGGGCAGCCTGCGGTTGATCCTCAACACTAAACTTTGGCCGCAGATGCAGGTGGACAAGGCGAGTGACAAGAGCGTACGGGTCACTGCCACCGACACAGAGGACCAGGGGGTCAAGGTCTTCCTAATATCG GGTAGCTCCAAGGACGTAGGTCAGCTGGCGGCGGCGTTGCATCACCGGATCTTGGCCTTGAAGAGCCGGGTGGAGCAAGAGCCCGAAGCCCCCGCGACGACCATCCCCGAGGCCGAGGTGCCGCAGTCCAACGAGGAGGACAGCGACGAGGAAGGCGGAGCCTCCGCTCCTGCGACAA CAAACTCAGAGGGAGTAGAGAACCAGGCCGCAGGAAGCACATAG
- the ranbp3b gene encoding ran-binding protein 3b isoform X1, whose protein sequence is MADLANEDKPATAPPVFVFQKDKTQKRSAEGSSAEDGEDSDKDETNYFPPVKRERTSSFPPLHSVPKNNVFMPPSFCQSPTGNSDSEPEEKPVGFRLKPPTLIHGQAPSSGVPSQKPKEQQRSVLRPAVLQAPPSKSHTESNSTCGTNGVKKSSDGPSVPQSLFLNNTEHSATPNTSLKHENEADGPSDITDEGGSEKEEGDVAKSFVFGQNIKDRAKLDQNNTEEKSLPKGHLPGDTQAEATNYFLQYISTPSSHNATNSTDSGAKFVFGQNMSERVLSLPKGESINEDSKEVPETSEPPSQEATPEKAVNSVSESLEESAAAYTKATAKKCILEKVDVKTGEESESNVLQMQCKLYVFEKTAQSWIERGRGLLRLNDMASTDDGTLQSRLVMRTQGSLRLILNTKLWPQMQVDKASDKSVRVTATDTEDQGVKVFLISGSSKDVGQLAAALHHRILALKSRVEQEPEAPATTIPEAEVPQSNEEDSDEEGGASAPATTNSEGVENQAAGST, encoded by the exons ATGGCGGACTTGGCGAACGAAG ACAAGCCTGCCACAGCGCCTCCggtgtttgttttccaaaaagacaaaactcAGAAG CGATCTGCGGAGGGCTCAAGTGCAGAGGATGGAGAGG ATTCAGATAAAGACGAGACAAACTACTTCCCTCCAGTGAAAAGGGAGAGGACTTCATCATTCCCGCCTCTACATTCTG TTCCCAAGAACAATGTGTTCATGCCCCCCAGTTTCTGCCAGTCTCCCACTGGGAACTCTGACTCTGAGCCAG AGGAGAAGCCAGTCGGGTTCCGACTAAAGCCACCGACTCTCATACACGGGCAAGCACCCAGTTCAG GTGTGCCGAGTCAGAAACCGAAAGAGCAACAACGAAGTGTTCTGCGGCCTGCGGTTCTTCAGGCGCCACCCTCCAAATCCCACACAGAGTCCA ACTCCACTTGTGGAACCAACGGTGTGAAGAAGTCGTCAGACGGCCCTTCAGTCCCACAGTCCCTTTTCCTGAACAACACAGAGCACTCAGCCACCCCGAACACGTCACTG AAACACGAAAACGAAGCCGACGGTCCGAGCGACATCACAGATGAAGGAGGAAGTGAGAAGGAGGAAGGAGATGTAGCAAAATCTTTTGTATTTGGTCAGAATATCAAAGACAGAGCAAAG TTGGACCAGAACAATACAGAAGAAAAGTCACTACCAAAGGGCCACCTTCCAGGAGACACTCAAGCAGAGGCAACCAATTATTTCTTACAGTACATCTCTACCCCAAG ttcacATAATGCCACAAACAGTACAGACAGTGGCGCGAAATTTGTATTTGGGCAGAACATGTCTGAACGAGTTTTG AGTCTTCCCAAGGGCGAGAGCATCAATGAAGATAGTAAAGAGGTTCCAGAGACTTCAGAGCCCCCGTCACAGGAGGCCACCCCAGAGAAGG CAGTGAACAGCGTGTCGGAGTCTTTGGAGGAGTCTGCCGCAGCCTACACCAAAGCCACAGCCAAGAAGTGCATCTTAGAGAAAGTGGACGTGAAAACCGGGGAAGAATCAGAAAGCAACGTTTTACAG ATGCAGTGCAAGTTGTATGTCTTTGAGAAGACTGCACAGTCTTGGATAGAGAGAGGACGGGGTCTACTGAGGCTCAACGACATGGCGTCAACAGATGACGGCACGCTACAGTCTCGTCTAG TGATGAGGACCCAGGGCAGCCTGCGGTTGATCCTCAACACTAAACTTTGGCCGCAGATGCAGGTGGACAAGGCGAGTGACAAGAGCGTACGGGTCACTGCCACCGACACAGAGGACCAGGGGGTCAAGGTCTTCCTAATATCG GGTAGCTCCAAGGACGTAGGTCAGCTGGCGGCGGCGTTGCATCACCGGATCTTGGCCTTGAAGAGCCGGGTGGAGCAAGAGCCCGAAGCCCCCGCGACGACCATCCCCGAGGCCGAGGTGCCGCAGTCCAACGAGGAGGACAGCGACGAGGAAGGCGGAGCCTCCGCTCCTGCGACAA CAAACTCAGAGGGAGTAGAGAACCAGGCCGCAGGAAGCACATAG